Part of the Paenibacillus aurantius genome, GTTTGTCCCCGTAATAGATCGACACGCGGTCCAGCTCGGCAAGCTGGGTTTTGTGATAGGTCAGCTGGGACAGCTTGAGATTTTCGGAGCTCTCGATATTCTTCAACAGGGCCGATTTCTCCTCCATCGCCGCTTGCTGCCGGTTCTCCAGGCTCTTCGACCGCTTCATCATCTTGGCCGCTTTATGGCCGACATAGCCTTTATCTACCTTGGACCCCGAATTGAGGGTGCCGTTCTTGGTCTTCTCCACCTCGTGCGACCACTTATTGGTGCGCTCCGCGGCTTGGGCGAGACGCTTGATGTCCTTCTTCAGCTTCTCGTTCTCCGCAAGCTCGTACTGGTCCTGCCTCTGCTTGCCCTCCCACCAGTCCGAGAAGGTTCCCTGCTGGATCTCGATGTTCGTCTTGTTAATGGAGAGAATATGGTCGACGCTGGTGTCCAGGAACGCCCGGTCGTGAGAGACCAGAATGAAGCCGCTCTTCGTCTTCAGGTATTGACTGACCAGCTCCCGCGCTTCCCTATCCAGATGGTTGGTCGGTTCGTCAATCAGCAGAAAATGATTCTCCTTCAGAAACAGCGCGGCCAGCATGACCTTCGTCTGTTCCCCGTTCGACAAGGAATCGAAGGGACGGTACAAGACATCCTCCGAAACCTGGAGAAGGGAAAGCTCTCTCCGGAGTTCCCAATCCACATAGTCCGGGTAAAACTCCTCGATGACATCCATGGTCAGGTATTCGGGATGTTCGACCGAAAAGGGGAAATAGTCGAACTCCACCTGGGCGGAGATCGTTCCTACGTATTCGTATTGGCCCATGAGCAGCTTCAGCAGCGTGGTCTTTCCCCGGCCGTTCCTCCCGGTAAGGCCGAGCCTCCAGTCCGTGTCGAGCGTAAAGCTGACGTCCTCAAAAACATTATCGTAGCTGCCTTCATAAGCGAAGGTTAAATGGCTCACTTGGATCATCGACATAGAATCCATCCTCCTTTTCCAAAAAACAAAAGCTGCCGGAAAGGGACTCCTTCCTGCAGCTCAAATTCGGATATGGTCAATTCACCCCCGGCGGGGAGGGACTTGACTGTTCTTTGAGTGGAAGGAAGGCGTAACGTGCTTCTTGTTAATCCCATAATAAAACAAGGCGGCTTTGCAGCTTCAGCCTGTCGGTCGGACCGGTTTTTATTATGTTCCCGATTAGCAAGAATACCTTACATGCGCCTCTTCCACTCCTGTCGTTGGGGTAAAGGCATCGTATCACAGGCCATTCCCGCCGATCAACCGTTTCCGGGGGGAAAGTTTCGTTTTAGTCATTTTGTCCGGGTCCTTTTGCCTATATAATGAAGGGGAGAGAACATCATGGTTTTTTACTAAAAGGTGGATAACGGAATAATGCCCGATAATGATTTGCATCAACGGACCGAGCTTCTGACGTATGCTTTCGACCATCACCCGGATGGAATGGCGATCGTGGATGGAGATGGTTATTTTATAGAGGTAAACGCTTCCTTGGTTCATATGCTTGGCTACACCGAGGAGAAGCTGCGTCAAAAAACGTGGGAACACTTGGTGAGCAGGCCGGCCTGCAGCGGAGGCGGGAGTGTCAAGTCGGAAGCCGCTGTTCTGCATCAAAGGGGGCATCTGGTCCATGTCCGGATGACCTGCCTTCCTTATGAGGGGAAGGGGAAGGAAGGGTACAAGCTTCTCACCCTGGAAGAGGTCACCTCTCCTGGGCAACCGGAAAGGGAAGGAACCTCCACCCAGGAGATGTTCACGTTCCTCTCGGAAAAATCCCAGAACATCATCTCGGCTTATTCGCCCGATCGCTTCTTTACGTACATTTCTCCCACGGTAACGGACTTGCTCGGCTATGCCCCGGAAGAAGTAGTGGGCCAGCCGGCCGCCGCCTTCAATCATCCGGATGACAATATCAAACTGCGGGAGCATCACCAGACGGTCGTGCTTGACCAGAACACGGTGCGGTTTACCGGCCGGGTTCGGCATAAGAACGGAAGCTACCGCTGGTATGAAACGACCGTCGAATACATCCGCAGCGTCTCGGGCGACATCCTCCAGGTAATTGGGGTGGGGCGCGACATTACCGAACGCAAGGAAGCGGAGGAGACCATCGCTCACCTGGCTTACCATGACATGCTGACGGATCTGCCGAACCGGCGTCTGTTCAAGAGCCGGGTCAGCCTGCTGCTGAAGGAGTCCAAAGGGCTGCACGGCCTTTTGGTGGTGGATCTGAATGGATTTAAGGATATTAACGATACGTTCGGCCATGAGATGGGCGATCGGCTCCTGGTCGAAGTGGCCCGGAGGCTGGCCGCGGCGGCGGAAAGCGACGGCGTGGTGGCTCGCTGGGGAGGCGACGAGTTCACGGTTCTTCAACCCTACCTGAGAAACCGGGAAGACCTGATGGCCTTACAGGAGCGGATCCGGAAGGTTCTCTCCGGGCCTCTTGTGGTGAACGGCCGTTCCCTCGCGGTTACCGCTAGTGTGGGCGCCGCCTTCTTCCCCGAGGACGGCGACTCTTTGGAGACGTTGTTGGGCCACGCTGATGCGGCCATGTACCGGGTCAAGCACCGGGGGAAACGTTAGGGGGAAACATGCTTAATGAGAGGTATACATGTTAAGAGCCTGGATGAAAAGGGCTTGTGGTACAGGGACAGGAACAAGGCGGAGGGATTTCTTGATTTTGAAACATGCAAAAGCGAATTTGTTAGTTACATGGCAGCCAAGAACCGTTTATCCTTAGAGGAGGAACGAAACCTGCGGCATCATTGTAAAACGGTTGCTTGGCGTGATATAACAGCAAAGCCTATGTATGTGGAGTTCTTCAGTAACCCTCGTGTTAAAGTCGAGTTTGTGCGTTCACTTTTCTGTCTCCGCCCTAAAAAGGAGTTCATACGGCTGCACCAAGACATTGAAAAAGCGGGTTGGAGCACATACGATCTAAGTTAATCCAAGAGACAAGGTTTTTTCTTTACGTAAAGAAAACAAAAAAGGATTAGCACATTCCCTTCCCCTAAAAGCTCTTATATTCCACCGGCGAAGAGAGTTGAATGTGCGTGGAGGATTTTCCATAGGGAAGTGCCTGGTCGATAAAAGCCTCCATCGTGCGGACCGATTCCGTGACCAGCTTCACCAGGTAGCTGTATTGCCCCGCGAGCCGGTGACACTCCATCACCTCGGGGTGGCCTTGGCAGAATTCCGCAAACGCCTTGCACCGTTCCGTCTCAAACAAAATGAAGGCCGTCACCCGTTTGTTCAACGCCTCCGGGTTCAACGCCGCCCGATACGCCTCGATAATGCCGCGCTCCTCCAGCTTCTTGACCCGTTCCGCCGCCGCGGGGGCGGTTAACCCGATGCGCTGGCCCAGCTCTTTCATGGAAAGGCGGGCGTTGGCCTGAAGCTCCTTTAAAATTCCCTGATCGACCTGGTCCACGTGGAGGTCTCCTTTCTAAATAAAGCATTCCCTCTTATATTCCTTGCATTCTTAAGTCCATCCATTAAAACACATTGGCCATAGGGTGTAAATGAACTCCTCCTTTCGCTACAATGAGGGCATCGAAAAAACGGAGGCTGACGACATGAACCTGTTATCCCATACACCGCTGCTGATCATTGATGTTCAGAAGGCGTTCGACGATCCGAAATGGGGAGAGCGCAACCATCCGGAGGCCGAAGCGAATCTCAAGCTCCTGCTCGCCGCCTGGAGAGCCTCGGGAAGACCGGTTTGGTTCGTCCAGCACCTCTCCCGGTCCGAATCTTCGCTGTTCCATCCCGATCAACCGACGTGTGCCTTTAAAGAAGGTCTGGAGCCGGTCGAGGGGGAGCCCGTCTTTCGCAAAACGGTGAACAGCTCGTTCATTGGAACCGATCTGGAACCTTCTCTCCGGCGGTTGGGCTGTGAGCAGCTGGTGATCGCCGGCCTGACCACGAACCATTGCGTGGAGACGACCACCCGTATGGCGGGCAACCTCGGGTTCCAACCGATCCTGGTGGAGGATGCCTGCGCAACCTTCGGCCGCCGCGGTCCGGACGGGACCTATTACCCTCCTGAGCAGATTCACGAGATGACCCTGGTGAACCTGCACGAGGAGTTCGCCCGCATCGCTACAACACGGGAAGTATTGGGGATGGTGTAAGTCATCTGGCGGCTCGATTGCGGAAGCAGCTAAGCGGCCGCTCCCTTTTCCCGCTAATCTTTCCTATGGTATACTGTTTACAGTATAAACATTTTTCGGGCGGCTTGGCTGCGACACCCGTATCCATAGCCGGCTTTGAATAACAGAGGGGGAAAAGCAGATGGCCAAACCGGATATCACTCCAGAGGAAGCGGTGAAGCGGCTCCCCGCCGGTGCGGCGCTTGGCTGGGGCTTGGTGAAGCCGCCGCAGCGCGGACCTAAGCGGGAGATGAGCATTGAGCAAATCGTCCGGAAGGCGGTGGACATCGCGGACAAGGATGGCTTGAGCGCCGTCTCGATGAACCGGGTGGCGTCGGAGCTCGGTTTCTCGGCGATGGCGCTCTACCGCTATATTCCGAGCAAGGATGATCTGCTGCTTCTCATGCAGGATGCGGTATGCGATATTCCGCTGCCGGATGAGAGACCTGCCCACGAATGGCGTGAAAGTATGCGGGAATACGTGATGGCAACGATCGGCGTTTTTGTCGACCATCCGTGGTATGGGGACATCCCAATCTCCAGCCTGCCGATCCTGCCTAATACTTTGCAAATGGTGGATTGGGCGCTTCGCCCTTTGCGGGACATGCCTCTGGACGATTTCGAGAAAATGTCCATCGTTCTGCTCCTGAGCGGTTATGTCCGTTCCAGCGGAATGCTGAAGAGGGACATCCTCCGGGCGGTTCAGGCCGGTTCCAGTGAGGAAACGTTCAGCGGGGTCCCTTACTCGGCGGCGCTTAAGGCCTTGGTCAAGCCGGATCCCTATCCGAATCTGTATCCGATCGTCATGTCCGGCGTCTATACCGGAGAGAAGGAAAGCGAGAATACCGTCGGCGATGACATCGACTTCGGCTTGGAGCGGATTCTGGACGGGATTGAGCAGTATCTGGAGCGGAAAAAAACCGGCCGAAGGGACTCCAGCCAGGGGTAAGGGATAAAAAAGACGACAGGGAAAGGCCGTGGCCTTTTCTCTGTCGTCTTTTTTATTTTTGCGGCCTTATGCTAGTGCCTTATCCGGTAACTTTGTTGGCGAGAAAGTTTCGGTAGGCGCCCGAAGAATCATTTGGAAAGCAGAACCTCATTTGCAGATAAGGCACTAGGCGGCAGGGCTTATGATTTTCGTTTTCTCGCGGAGCATTACCGCCGTGGCGACCGAGGCCAGGAGCAGGATGACGCCGGCTGTGAGGGAGGTGGCGTGCATGGCCGTCATGAACGCTTCCCGCGAGGCCGTCATGACTTGAGCTGCCGCTTCAGTTGGCAGCTGCTGGGAAGCGGCGGAGGCGCCCGCAATGGTTTGCTTGGCGGCGGAGGCGGCCTCCGGCGAGAGGCCGGCCGGCAGAAGGGGCGATACGGTATGGCGGTAGATGGCCGAGAGGACGCAGCCGAGAAGCGCGATGCCGAAGGCGCCGCCGAGCTCGCTGGACGTTTCCAGGAGGCCCCCGACCGCTCCCGCCCGATCGGCCGGCGCCACCCCCACGACATAATCGGTGACGAGGGTCATGACCGATACGATTCCGGCTGCAACCAGTCCGGCGCCAACGAGCATGACCGTGAGCGGAGAGAAGCCTTCCAGCCGGACCTGGGTCAGGAGGACGAACCCGATCGCCGACAGCACGAACCCGGCGGCCATGATGCGGGGCCTTCCGTGCGTAATCGAGAGCTTGGCGGCTACCGGCGCCGCCGCCCCGACGGCAACCGAGGGCAGAATGCTCCACAGGGCGGCCGCAAGCGGCGAGTACCCCAGTACCGATTGGAGAAACTGGGTGTTGACCAGGGCGCTTGCCATAAGCGTGAAGGTGGCGATCAGGTTAATGAGGATGGAGCCTCCGGTCCGCCGCTCCATCAGCGCACGGATATCGATTAAAGGGTTGGGGATCGTCCATTGACGCATGACAAAGACAAAACCGAAGAACAGACCGGCGGCGAGCATCCCGGCAGGAAAGGGGGCCCAGCCCTCCTCGGCGAGTGTTTTGACACCGTAAGTTACGGGCAGGATGGCAAGAAGCGCCAGGAGTGAACTGAAAGCATCGATCCGTGTGCGATCCGCGCTGCGGGACTCCGGGAGCAGGAAGGGGGCTGTCAGAAGCAGCAGCGCCATGGCGGGGAGGTTAAGGAGGAAAACCGAGCCCCAAGAATAGGCTTGGATGAGCAGGCCGCCGATAATCGGCCCGACCGTGACCCCGCCGGCCATGACGGCGCTCCAGACCGACATCGCCTTGGTCCGCTGATCGGGATCTTGGAACATCGTGCGGACGAGAGCCAGCGTCGACGGCATGAGGGTGGCTCCCGCAATGCCGAGAACGCCGCGGGCCGCAATCAGGGATTCGGCCGTCTGGGAGAACGCGGCGAACAACGAGCACAGGGCAAATCCCACGGAGCCCAGCATCAACAGGCGCCGGCGCCCGATCCGGTCGCCAACAGCTCCCATGGTCAGCAGCAGACCGGCGAGAACAAAGCCGTAAATGTCGAAAATCCATAATTGTTGGACGGCCGTCGGACGCAAATCCGCGGCGATGTCCGGCGCGGCGAAAAACAGAACGGACACGTCCATCGATACGATCATCAGGGGGAGACACAGCACGCATAGCGCGATCCATTCCTTGCGTCCGGCCGGCTTGACGGCGACAGTGGTTGCGGTAGTCATGAATACCCTCTCCTTACTGTTTATTATATAAACTGTAACTTATGTACACAGTATATGAATTAAACAGTTATTGGTCAATACCCAAAATTCATTGTATGAGAGGACACGGAATCC contains:
- the abc-f gene encoding ribosomal protection-like ABC-F family protein, which translates into the protein MSMIQVSHLTFAYEGSYDNVFEDVSFTLDTDWRLGLTGRNGRGKTTLLKLLMGQYEYVGTISAQVEFDYFPFSVEHPEYLTMDVIEEFYPDYVDWELRRELSLLQVSEDVLYRPFDSLSNGEQTKVMLAALFLKENHFLLIDEPTNHLDREARELVSQYLKTKSGFILVSHDRAFLDTSVDHILSINKTNIEIQQGTFSDWWEGKQRQDQYELAENEKLKKDIKRLAQAAERTNKWSHEVEKTKNGTLNSGSKVDKGYVGHKAAKMMKRSKSLENRQQAAMEEKSALLKNIESSENLKLSQLTYHKTQLAELDRVSIYYGDKPVCTDVSFTIEKGERIALSGRNGSGKSSLLKLLVGEDPPTYTGTFRIGSQLKISYVSQDTSHLQGTLTEYANAYGVEESLFKAILRKLDFARIQFEKDISSYSGGQKKKVLLARSLCEEVHLHVWDEPLNFIDVLSRMQIEQLLLEYNPTMVFVEHDREFCRRMATKIVQL
- a CDS encoding sensor domain-containing protein; this translates as MDNGIMPDNDLHQRTELLTYAFDHHPDGMAIVDGDGYFIEVNASLVHMLGYTEEKLRQKTWEHLVSRPACSGGGSVKSEAAVLHQRGHLVHVRMTCLPYEGKGKEGYKLLTLEEVTSPGQPEREGTSTQEMFTFLSEKSQNIISAYSPDRFFTYISPTVTDLLGYAPEEVVGQPAAAFNHPDDNIKLREHHQTVVLDQNTVRFTGRVRHKNGSYRWYETTVEYIRSVSGDILQVIGVGRDITERKEAEETIAHLAYHDMLTDLPNRRLFKSRVSLLLKESKGLHGLLVVDLNGFKDINDTFGHEMGDRLLVEVARRLAAAAESDGVVARWGGDEFTVLQPYLRNREDLMALQERIRKVLSGPLVVNGRSLAVTASVGAAFFPEDGDSLETLLGHADAAMYRVKHRGKR
- a CDS encoding Lrp/AsnC family transcriptional regulator, which encodes MDQVDQGILKELQANARLSMKELGQRIGLTAPAAAERVKKLEERGIIEAYRAALNPEALNKRVTAFILFETERCKAFAEFCQGHPEVMECHRLAGQYSYLVKLVTESVRTMEAFIDQALPYGKSSTHIQLSSPVEYKSF
- a CDS encoding cysteine hydrolase family protein; the protein is MNLLSHTPLLIIDVQKAFDDPKWGERNHPEAEANLKLLLAAWRASGRPVWFVQHLSRSESSLFHPDQPTCAFKEGLEPVEGEPVFRKTVNSSFIGTDLEPSLRRLGCEQLVIAGLTTNHCVETTTRMAGNLGFQPILVEDACATFGRRGPDGTYYPPEQIHEMTLVNLHEEFARIATTREVLGMV
- a CDS encoding TetR/AcrR family transcriptional regulator, with protein sequence MAKPDITPEEAVKRLPAGAALGWGLVKPPQRGPKREMSIEQIVRKAVDIADKDGLSAVSMNRVASELGFSAMALYRYIPSKDDLLLLMQDAVCDIPLPDERPAHEWRESMREYVMATIGVFVDHPWYGDIPISSLPILPNTLQMVDWALRPLRDMPLDDFEKMSIVLLLSGYVRSSGMLKRDILRAVQAGSSEETFSGVPYSAALKALVKPDPYPNLYPIVMSGVYTGEKESENTVGDDIDFGLERILDGIEQYLERKKTGRRDSSQG
- a CDS encoding MFS transporter, translating into MTTATTVAVKPAGRKEWIALCVLCLPLMIVSMDVSVLFFAAPDIAADLRPTAVQQLWIFDIYGFVLAGLLLTMGAVGDRIGRRRLLMLGSVGFALCSLFAAFSQTAESLIAARGVLGIAGATLMPSTLALVRTMFQDPDQRTKAMSVWSAVMAGGVTVGPIIGGLLIQAYSWGSVFLLNLPAMALLLLTAPFLLPESRSADRTRIDAFSSLLALLAILPVTYGVKTLAEEGWAPFPAGMLAAGLFFGFVFVMRQWTIPNPLIDIRALMERRTGGSILINLIATFTLMASALVNTQFLQSVLGYSPLAAALWSILPSVAVGAAAPVAAKLSITHGRPRIMAAGFVLSAIGFVLLTQVRLEGFSPLTVMLVGAGLVAAGIVSVMTLVTDYVVGVAPADRAGAVGGLLETSSELGGAFGIALLGCVLSAIYRHTVSPLLPAGLSPEAASAAKQTIAGASAASQQLPTEAAAQVMTASREAFMTAMHATSLTAGVILLLASVATAVMLREKTKIISPAA